In the Vibrio hippocampi genome, ATACATGGATAGTCATTAGTGCCATGTGGTGGCCAGTGATGCCTGATGCTTGTTATCTATTTTCTATAGCGTTGATAATTATCTTTTTTGTCACTAAGCGCCAGTGGTTATGGGTAACAGTTTTTTTCGCGATATTAGTAGTTGTTACTCAAGCCAATAGCCTGCGCTATCAGTCAAAATTGCTTTTTAATTCGGGCTCAGATATTACCATAAATGCAAGAGTTGACAGCTATTTTAAACAATTAAGTTACGGTTATGAGGTGGCTGTGACGGTTTTCGCCGTTAATGGTGAGAAATTACCCTTTTGGTCGCGCCCAACGCTGATTTTATATACACCACAACCTGTTGAATTCGGGGCAAAAGTTATTGCGCCAGTCACACTAAAAAAAGTGTTTGGTCGTTTAAATCAAGCGGGATTTGATAAGGAGAAGTATTACTTTTCTAATCGCTGGGTCGCACAGGCAAATATTGCTAGCAACGCCCATTTTATGGTCATAACAACGGGTAACTGGCGGGCTTGGCTATATCAGCGTTTAGGAACTCAATTCGACACCAGTGACTATCGCCGTTTTTATAATGCCTTGATATTTGGCGATAGGAATGGGTTGAGTTTTGAGGACTGGCGCGAACTAAAACAGACGGGGCTCTCTCATCTATTAGCGATTTCTGGTCTGCATGTGGGCATTATATTCGCGATTGTTTGGGGATTGTATCGTGCGTTGTTTGCCTTGGTCTGCCGGTATTACTTTGGTCGTTATCGGCTTAAGGTCGAGAAATATGGTCCGTTAGCGAATTTGGGTTGCAGTTTACTCGTGACATTGGGGTACTGCGCGCTTGCTCAGTTTGCGATACCGACGGTGCGGGCATTTATTATGCTCGCCATGTTATCACTGCTTCAGTGGCATGTGGTTCGAGTCAGCGCATTGTGCCTACTTGCTTGGTGTGCGGCGTTACTGGTCACGATGCTGCCTTTTTCCGCCGCGAGTACCAGTTTTTGGTTGTCGCTGTTTGCGGTGGCGAGTCTGATGTTTATTGCTCGTTTGGGACAAGCGCGTTTGACTTGGCTCGCGGTTGTGAAGACGCACTTATTTTTGTCAGTGGCATTTGTACCGATGAATCTATTGCTGTTCCAAGGTATCGCGCCGCTAATGTTTATCTATAACTTAATTTTTGTGCCTTGGTTTAGCTTTTGTTTGATGCCCGCAATGGTGCTTGCTGTCCTGTACTCTGTTGTATTTGAGCAAGCGAGTTGGGTTTGGGAGCTTGTTGATAGGTTATTTATTCCGATTGATTATGCATTGAGTCACACCGAAGGCGGCTGGCTAAGCTTACCGCCATATTGGGCGTGGATGGCGTTGGTGGGATTACTCGCCCTAACCCTGCATAAGTGGCTTCAGTTTCAATATGTGCTGGTGTTGCTCTTGGTATTTTACTTGAGTCGCGAAACCGCACACCAAGCAAAGTCAACAACAGTCAACTTTATGGATGTCGGTCACGGACTGGCGGTGGTGCTGCAACAAGGCAATCGGGCTGTGCTCTATGACACTGGTGCTAAATTCCAGCAGCGCTCAATCGCGAATGATGTTTTGACGCCAAGCCTGCGTAAAATGGGCGTGGACTATTTGGATGGCGTGATCATCAGTCACAGTGATAATGACCACGCCGGGGGTGTTCAGGACATTGTTGATACGTGGGCGCCTTCTTGGGTTATGAGACCGGATCCCAAACCGACTGAATTGCCATGTAAAAAAGGTCGGCAATGGCATTGGCGACAATTCGAGTTCTCAGTGTTTTGGCCGCCTGAAACGGTCACTCGGGCTTACAATCCTCATTCTTGTGTGGTTTTAGTTACCTATAGAGAAAACGATGCAAGCAACCCAGTAACCTTCCTGCTGACTGGGGATATTGAGAAAATAGCAGAAATCTTAGTGTTTCGAGAAACCGCTAAAACTCCTATCAATGTGCTTAGTGTCCCGCACCATGGTAGCCGAACTTCATCCTCAACGTTTTTACATAATAAACTACAGGCTGATTACGCCGTGGCGTCGGCTCAATGGCAATCGCGTTGGAACATTCCTCATCCGGAGGTCAAACAAGGCTATCTTGAACGCGGTACTCAATGGTTTGAAACGGGAGAGAGTGGTCAAATTCGCTTTCATATACAGGGTGAGTCACTGCAAGTTTCTACACTTCGACAACATTACCTCACGCCTTGGTATAGGCAGATGTTGCGTTACGGAGTAGAATAACCGTAATAGATAAAAAAAATGATTTAAATTATGTCGAAAAATCAAGACCAAACCACACTGCAGACCTTTAAGCGTTTATGGACTTATATCCGCGATTATAAAAAAGGCTTAGTGGTCGCCGTCATCGCGTTGGTCATTAACGCCGCCTCAGATACCTATATGATCTCGCTCCTAAAGCCTCTCCTTGATGAAGGTTTTGGTAATATTGAGTCAAACTTCTTGCAAATCTTACCACTGATTATTATTGCCATGATGTTTGTTCGTGGTTTGAGTGGTTTTGTCTCAACCTACTGCCTCAGCTGGGTGTCAGGCAATGTCGTGATGCAGTTGCGCCGTAAAGTGTTTAATCACTTTATGCATATGCCCGTCTCTTTCTTTGATAGGGAATCGACGGGGGGATTACTCTCTCGTATTACTTATGACTCCGAGCAGGTAGCGGGTGCCACCAGTCGAGCTTTGGTGAGCATCGTCCGTGAAGGGGCATCGATCATTGGCTTGTTAGGTTTGATGTTCTGGAGTAGCTGGAAGCTTTCACTGGTTTTGCTGCTTGTCGCGCCTGTGGTCGCCTGGGCAATTCGTATTGTATCAAAACGCTTCCGTAGTATTTCTCGTAATATGCAAACTTCGATGGGGCATATGACGACATCGGCAGAACAGATGCTGAAAGGTCATAAAGTGGTGTTAAGTTATGGTGGTCAAGACGTAGAAAAAGCGCGTTTTGACAACGTAAGTAATAAAATGCGCCAACAAACCATGAAGATGGTGGCGGCGTCGGCTATTGCTAACCCAACGATACAGATGATCGCTTCAACGGCACTCGTTGCCGTGTTGTATCTTGCCAGTTTTGATTCGGTTCGCAGTGAACTGACAGCGGGTACCTTTACCGTTATTTTCTCAGCCATGTTCTCATTAATGCGACCATTGAAGTCATTAACCAATGTCACGGCGGATTTCCAACGTGGTATTGCCGCGAGCCAGACCTTGTTTGGTCTTATCGATCTTGATACTGAAAAAGACACGGGCACGTTAGAAACCGCTAAAGTGAAAGGCGACATTAAAGTCACTGATGTGACCTTTACCTATGACGGGACGGAAAAGCCAGCATTGAGAAATGTCAGCTTCGATCTGCCAGCAGGTAAAACCATCGCCTTGGTAGGTCGTTCCGGTTCGGGCAAAAGCACCATCGCCAACCTGTTTACTCGTTTCTATGATCTCGATAGTGGTTGTATTGAACTGGACGGTCACGCTATCGACGAATATAAGCTGACTAACCTACGTCAACACTTTGCTCTGGTCTCGCAAAATGTGCATCTGTTTAACGATACGATTGCGAATAACATCGCGTATGCGGCGCAAGATGAATACAGCCGTGAACAGATTGAACGAGCGGCTAAGTTAGCTCACGCGATGGAGTTTGTTGATCGCATGGAAGACGGTCTTGATACCATGATTGGTGAAAATGGAGCCAGCTTGTCGGGTGGTCAACGTCAACGTGTCGCCATTGCCCGCGCGTTATTGCGTGATGCTCCGGTGCTGATCCTTGATGAAGCGACATCAGCTTTGGATACCGAATCTGAACGTGCGATTCAGTCAGCGTTAGATGAACTACAAAAAGATAAAACCGTACTGGTTATCGCCCACCGTTTATCGACCATCGAAGAAGCCGACGAAATACTGGTTGTCGAAGAAGGTGAGATTGTTGAGCGTGGCGATCATGCGACGCTACTCGCAGCAAAAGGTGCCTATGCGCAATTGCATAAGATTCAGTTTGGTGTCCAGTAGTGGTTGAAAAACTTTGGTTTGAAAACCATCCCATCCGTTATCTTCTATGGCCACTATTGTGGCCATTAAGTCGTCTTTATCTATTGATTGCCAAGCAGCGCCGAGCCCGTTATCAATCGGGCAGTAAAGTGCGCTATAAAGCCAGCGTACCGGTGATTGTTGTTGGCAACATCACCGCTGGGGGAAATGGTAAAACCCCAATGGTTATCTGGCTGATAGAGCAACTGCAGGCGCAGGGTTATAAACCGGGTGTGGTTTCGCGAGGCTATGGTGGCAAAGCAGAGCGTTATCCGCTCGTGGTCGAGGAGGGTACTCGTACTTCACAATCTGGCGATGAACCCAAGCTTATCTATAACCGAACCCAAGTTCCTGTGGTGGTCGACCCTGTTCGCAGTAATGCGGTGAAACAAGTCGAGCAGATGGGCGTTGATGTGGTGATTACTGACGATGGACTACAACACTATGCATTAGATCGTAGCTTTGAAATCGTGGTGGTTGATGGCAAACGTAGATTCGGTAATCAACAAATAATTCCACTAGGTCCGTTGCGAGAGAGCACAGAGCGTCTTGATGAAGTCGATTTGATCGTCGTCAATGGTGGTCAAAGCCAGCGTACGGACGAGAAATGTTTCGTATTGAATGCTGAGCTGGCGAAAAACTTGCTGACGGGGGAAGTGCTGCCATTATCAGGGCTGGGTTCATTAGCTGCTTTTGCTGGTATTGGACATCCGCCGCGATTTTTGGACACCCTCAATAGTTTGCATGCCAACGTTCAGCGCTTTGAGCCTTTTTCTGATCACCATGATTTTACTCAACAAGAGATCATGGCGTTGGCTCAAGGTATGGATAATGTCGTCATGACAGAAAAAGACGCGGTGAAGTGTCGCGCATTTGCACAAGATAATTGGTGGTATCTGCCTGTTTCAGCCCAATTTTCACAGCAGGATAGTCAGCAGATATTGCAACAAATAGGAAAGGTAATAGAAAGTTATGGATCATCGACTACTTGAAATTGTCGCTTGCCCAGTGTGTAAGGGTAAACTGACCTTTGATAAGGTGCAGCAAGAACTCATTTGTAAACTCGATCGTTTGGCGTATCCCATCAAAGAGGGGATTCCGGTTTTGCTTGAAGACGAAGCTCGAGCTATGACCATGGATGAGGGCAGATAATGGCTTTTACAGTGATCATTCCCGCTCGCTACCAGTCGTCTCGACTACCGGGTAAGCCGTTGGCGGATATTGGTGGTATGCCAATGGTTCAACATGTCTATCAAAAGGCGTTGGCGTCGGGTGCAGAGCGAGTGGTTGTTGCGACAGATGATGAACGTGTACAGCAAGCGGTTAAAGCGTTTGGTGGCGAGGTCTGCATGACATCACCCGATCATGAGTCAGGCACCGAACGTCTGGCTGAAGTGGTTAAACTATTGGGTTTGTCTGCGGATCAGATTGTGGTCAATGTGCAAGGTGATGAACCATTAATTCCGTCTTCGATCATCGGTCAAGTCGCAACGAACCTTGAGCAAAGTGTCGCTCCAATGGCAACATTAGCCGTGGAGATTAGTGAACCAGACGAGGTGTTCAACCCCAATGCCGTTAAGGTCGTCACCGATGAGCAAGGTTATGCTTTGTATTTCAGCCGAGCAACCATCCCATGGGATCGTGACGCCTACGCTAATGGAGATAAACCCCGTGCTGTTCAGCCACTCATGCGACATATTGGCATTTATGCCTACCGCGCTGGTTTTATCAATACCTATGTCTCATGGCAGCCAAGTGCGCTTGAGAGAATAGAGAGCCTAGAGCAGCTTCGCGTGCTTTGGTATGGCGAGAAAATCCATGTCGCTGTGGCAAAAGAGGCACCGCCAGCAGGCGTCGATACGCCAGCTGATTTGCAACACGTGCGAGCGATTGTTGCAGCGACAAAGTAGAGTTTAAAAGGGCTTACAAGCCTTTTAGAGCAGGGTGAGAGTGATCGAGTTGTTGCCACTCTCCACTCGCGAGATCATTCAACTCAAACGCACCAATAGAAGCACGGATCAAGCGCAGAGTCGGAAAACCAATATTGGCGGTCATACGGCGAACTTGTCGGTTTCGACCCTCAACAATGGTAATGCTTAGCCAAGTGGTTGGAATGTTGGCTCGAAAACGCACGGGTGGATGACGATCCCATACCTTGGGTTCATCGATGACGGCTACCTGAGCGGGTAAGGTTGGACCATCTTTCAAAACCACCCCTTTACGGAGTTTGTCTAGAGCTTGTTCATCGGGCGCACCATCCACTTGTACCCAATAGGTTTTAGGGGATTTTGAATTGGGTTGGGTGAGTTTAGCCTGCAAAATACCATCGTTGGTGAGCACCATTAAACCTTCACTGTCACGGTCTAAACGTCCCGCAGCGTAAATCTCTTTAATCGGGATAAAGTCTGCCAATGTTTGTCGCCCATCGCCGTCAGTAAATTGGCTCAGAGTGTCGAATGGCTTGTTGAAAATCACCACCTTACGATTCTCTTTTGACACCGTTGGTTTTGCTTTATCGGCTTGAGATTTTTTTGCTCCGTTCGACGGGTTGCTCTTCGGATTGTGTTTAAAACGCTTGCTGGTGGAGCGTGTGTTTGATGTGTTTTTGTTTGCTACTAACTGTCGCGTCATGTTAACTACCTTGCAAAAATGTAAACAAACTGTGTGCTTTAGTTTTGCCAAATGACCTTTTGAGCTATCATAGGCGCGCTCAAAACTAGGAATATTGCACAGAATAATAGACTAATTAGTTAAATTTGTTTAATTATACGTGCTTAGGATTTCGTTTTAGCCCAATAAACCATCTTTGTGCTGGATTATTAGCCGTTTAAGCTCAAGTGACACAGGGAAAGGGGAGTTAAAACGTTTACGTGCATGTGAAAAGCAGCACGTTAATCAAAAAGGACCAAAAGTCCGAATAGAACTATAGGGAAATTTCATGCCTCAAGAAAAGCCAACCATTATCTACACCATTACTGATGAAGCTCCAGCTTTAGCGACGTATTCTTTGCTGCCTATCATTCAGTCGTTTACCGCCTCGTCAGGAATCAGTGTTGAAACAAGGGATATCTCACTTGCTGGTCGAATCATTGCTAACTTTCCAGAACATTTAACGCAAGAGCAACGCATTGGTGACGCATTGACTGAACTCGGTGATCTCGCCAAGACACCGGAAGCGAACATCATTAAGTTGCCAAATATCTCGGCTTCTATCCCTCAGCTGAAAGCCGCGATTAAAGAGCTGCAAGATAACGGTTATGATCTACCTGATTACCCAGAAGAGCCAGCCACTTACGAACAAGAAGCGATTAAAGCGACTTACGACAAGATCAAAGGCAGTGCGGTAAACCCAGTGCTACGTGAAGGTAACTCTGATCGTCGTGCACCGCTGTCTGTTAAGAACTACGCGAAGAAAAACCCGCACTCAATGGGTGCTTGGGCAAGCGATTCAAAATCTCATGTCTCTAGCATGGAATCGAACGACTTTTTTGGTAGCGAGAAATCGGTCACTGTCGCAGAAGCCACCGAGGTGAGCATTCAATTCTCGGCGCAATCAGGTCAAACTAAAGTCCTTAAAGCGCCATTTGCTATCCAATCTGGTGAGATCATTGATGCTTCAGTGATGAACAAAAACGCTTTAGTGCGCTTTTTTGAGCAACAGATTGAAGAAGCGAAACAGCAAGACGTTCTGCTGTCGTTGCATATGAAAGCAACTATGATGAAAGTGTCTGATCCCGTGATCTTCGGTTACGCGGTAAAAGTGTACTACAAAGAGGTGTTTGCGAAGCACGGTGCACTATTTGAAGAGCTCGGTGTTGATGTGAACAACGGCATTGGCGATGTGTATGCCAAGATTGCAGCGCTGCCTCAAGATACCAAAGCAGAGATTGAAGCAGATCTGCAAGCGGTTTATGAAACACAGCCACCATTGGCGATGGTTGATTCAGATCGCGGTATCACCAACCTACACGTACCTAGTGATATCATTGTTGATGCTTCTATGCCCGCCATGCTGCGTTCTTCTGGTCAAATGTGGGGACCAGATGGTAAGCAAAAAGATACTAAGGCGATGATCCCTGACCGCAGCTATGCAAGTATTTATCAAGCGGTGATCGACTTCTGTAAGAAAAACGGCGCTTTTGATCCAACGACGATGGGCAGTGTTCCAAACGTTGGCTTAATGGCTCAGAAAGCAGAAGAGTACGGCTCGCACGACAAGACCTTCATCTTATCAGAAGCGGGTACAGTAAGCGTGATTGACGCTCAAGGCGCGGTGCTGATTGAACAACCTGTTGAGGAAGGCGATATCTTCCGTATGTGTCAGGTGAAAGATGCACCAATCCAAGATTGGGTGAAATTAGCGGTAACACGTGCACGCGCTTCTGAAACGCCAGCGGTATTCTGGTTGGATGAAAATCGTGCTCATGACGCTCAACTGATTGCGAAAGTAAACCAGTACTTACCAAACCATGATACCGCAGGCTTAGATATTCATATCATGGCTCCATTAGAAGCGACAGAGTTCTCTCTTGAGCGAATTCACAAAGGCGAAGACACGATCTCAGTAACCGGTAACGTATTACGTGATTACCTGACGGACTTGTTCCCAATTCTAGAGCTAGGAACCTCCGCTAAAATGCTGTCGATTGTTCCGCTGATGAATGGCGGTGGTCTGTTTGAAACAGGTGCCGGTGGTTCAGCGCCTAAGCACGTACAGCAGGTTCAAAAAGAAAACCACTTACGTTGGGACTCATTGGGAGAGTTCTTAGCGCTAGCAGCGTCTCTAGAGCATCTATCGACCATTACTGGCAACGCCAAAGCCGATGTATTAGCGAAAGCGTTAGATTCGGCAACGGGTGAGTTCTTGAACAACAATAAATCACCATCCCGTAAAGTCGGTGAGCTGGATAATCGCGGTTCGCACTTCTACTTGGCAATGTATTGGGCGCAAGCGCTTGCGGTTCAGACCGAAGATGCAGAATTGGCGAAAGAGTTTGCGCCAATCGCGCAGCAGTTAGCGACTAACGAAGAGAAGATTGTTGCAGAGCTGAATAATGCACAGGGAATCGTGGGTGACATCGGTGGTTACTACCAGCCAGATGAGGCAAAAGCAGCGCCTCTGATGCGTCCAAGTGCAACACTAAATGCAATTGTTGGCTAGCCCAAACAGCGATTAACTGAAAAAACCACCGTAAGGTGGTTTTTTTATGGCTGTGTTTTCAGTTATTGAGCTTGATAGCTGTTCAAGTCAATAGTGATTCTACTTGGCAGCGTCGCCTTCTACCGGCGTGACAGAACTGGCGTGGTAACCTTTTGGTCCTTCTTCCAATTCGTAATTAACTTGCTGTCCTGCTTTCAGGGTACGATATCCATCCATATTAATGGTTGAGTAGTGAGCAAAGATGTCACCGTCTCCTCCCTCAGGACAAATAAACCCAAACCCTTTAGCATTGTTGAACCATTTTACTGTACCTGTAGCCATGCTATACATCCCTCATGCATTTTGTTACTTACGTCACTTGAATACACTACACCAGCAGTGCGATCTTCCCTAGAGTGACAACCAACTGATTGTTATTAACAGCTTGTGTGACGAAATCTGTTAAAAATTTAGCCACTAGTTAACCACTCTAGCCAAACATTACCGGTAGTCAATAGTAAAATAGTTCAAATAGCCACATATGCTATACATATGACGTTTAGTTTTAACAAATGCTTAAAGCTAATATTATTTTCATATCAACTTCATGTAATCTATGGATATTGTCCGACGCCCTTCGATAAGAGTAAGCAATCGACGCTGTTTAATTCGTCATTCGGCTCAGATATGACACACACTAATAGCATTGTTTTATTTGCAGCGATACAATTGGTGCATTAGTCTCTAAATAAGAGATGCTTTTCGAGTGTTGCTGGCGTTAGATAAGTCAATCATTTGCCCGATCTTTGCCCACGACACGTACCTTTAAATCGAACGACGAAAACTCTCACAAAACTGGCCATGAGTAGAAATTTTGAATGGGTGACTCCAGACTCAGATTTATTGGAGAAGGAAGAAACTAAGGTTGAACCGCCGGCGATGTATAACGTCATTTTGAACAACGATGATTACACACCGATGGATTTTGTAGTCGAAATCTTGGAACGCTTTTTTTCACTCGACGGAGACAAGGCGACACAGGTAATGCTAACAGTGCATTACGAAGGCAAAGCAGTCTGTGGCACTTACACATCAGAAGTCGCTGAAACCAAAGTAGCTCAAGTGACCATGTATTCACGGGAACACGAACA is a window encoding:
- a CDS encoding pseudouridine synthase → MTRQLVANKNTSNTRSTSKRFKHNPKSNPSNGAKKSQADKAKPTVSKENRKVVIFNKPFDTLSQFTDGDGRQTLADFIPIKEIYAAGRLDRDSEGLMVLTNDGILQAKLTQPNSKSPKTYWVQVDGAPDEQALDKLRKGVVLKDGPTLPAQVAVIDEPKVWDRHPPVRFRANIPTTWLSITIVEGRNRQVRRMTANIGFPTLRLIRASIGAFELNDLASGEWQQLDHSHPALKGL
- a CDS encoding Trm112 family protein; this translates as MDHRLLEIVACPVCKGKLTFDKVQQELICKLDRLAYPIKEGIPVLLEDEARAMTMDEGR
- a CDS encoding DNA internalization-related competence protein ComEC/Rec2; this encodes MAVTVFAVNGEKLPFWSRPTLILYTPQPVEFGAKVIAPVTLKKVFGRLNQAGFDKEKYYFSNRWVAQANIASNAHFMVITTGNWRAWLYQRLGTQFDTSDYRRFYNALIFGDRNGLSFEDWRELKQTGLSHLLAISGLHVGIIFAIVWGLYRALFALVCRYYFGRYRLKVEKYGPLANLGCSLLVTLGYCALAQFAIPTVRAFIMLAMLSLLQWHVVRVSALCLLAWCAALLVTMLPFSAASTSFWLSLFAVASLMFIARLGQARLTWLAVVKTHLFLSVAFVPMNLLLFQGIAPLMFIYNLIFVPWFSFCLMPAMVLAVLYSVVFEQASWVWELVDRLFIPIDYALSHTEGGWLSLPPYWAWMALVGLLALTLHKWLQFQYVLVLLLVFYLSRETAHQAKSTTVNFMDVGHGLAVVLQQGNRAVLYDTGAKFQQRSIANDVLTPSLRKMGVDYLDGVIISHSDNDHAGGVQDIVDTWAPSWVMRPDPKPTELPCKKGRQWHWRQFEFSVFWPPETVTRAYNPHSCVVLVTYRENDASNPVTFLLTGDIEKIAEILVFRETAKTPINVLSVPHHGSRTSSSTFLHNKLQADYAVASAQWQSRWNIPHPEVKQGYLERGTQWFETGESGQIRFHIQGESLQVSTLRQHYLTPWYRQMLRYGVE
- the msbA gene encoding lipid A ABC transporter ATP-binding protein/permease MsbA; the encoded protein is MSKNQDQTTLQTFKRLWTYIRDYKKGLVVAVIALVINAASDTYMISLLKPLLDEGFGNIESNFLQILPLIIIAMMFVRGLSGFVSTYCLSWVSGNVVMQLRRKVFNHFMHMPVSFFDRESTGGLLSRITYDSEQVAGATSRALVSIVREGASIIGLLGLMFWSSWKLSLVLLLVAPVVAWAIRIVSKRFRSISRNMQTSMGHMTTSAEQMLKGHKVVLSYGGQDVEKARFDNVSNKMRQQTMKMVAASAIANPTIQMIASTALVAVLYLASFDSVRSELTAGTFTVIFSAMFSLMRPLKSLTNVTADFQRGIAASQTLFGLIDLDTEKDTGTLETAKVKGDIKVTDVTFTYDGTEKPALRNVSFDLPAGKTIALVGRSGSGKSTIANLFTRFYDLDSGCIELDGHAIDEYKLTNLRQHFALVSQNVHLFNDTIANNIAYAAQDEYSREQIERAAKLAHAMEFVDRMEDGLDTMIGENGASLSGGQRQRVAIARALLRDAPVLILDEATSALDTESERAIQSALDELQKDKTVLVIAHRLSTIEEADEILVVEEGEIVERGDHATLLAAKGAYAQLHKIQFGVQ
- the lpxK gene encoding tetraacyldisaccharide 4'-kinase, with amino-acid sequence MVEKLWFENHPIRYLLWPLLWPLSRLYLLIAKQRRARYQSGSKVRYKASVPVIVVGNITAGGNGKTPMVIWLIEQLQAQGYKPGVVSRGYGGKAERYPLVVEEGTRTSQSGDEPKLIYNRTQVPVVVDPVRSNAVKQVEQMGVDVVITDDGLQHYALDRSFEIVVVDGKRRFGNQQIIPLGPLRESTERLDEVDLIVVNGGQSQRTDEKCFVLNAELAKNLLTGEVLPLSGLGSLAAFAGIGHPPRFLDTLNSLHANVQRFEPFSDHHDFTQQEIMALAQGMDNVVMTEKDAVKCRAFAQDNWWYLPVSAQFSQQDSQQILQQIGKVIESYGSSTT
- the kdsB gene encoding 3-deoxy-manno-octulosonate cytidylyltransferase, with translation MAFTVIIPARYQSSRLPGKPLADIGGMPMVQHVYQKALASGAERVVVATDDERVQQAVKAFGGEVCMTSPDHESGTERLAEVVKLLGLSADQIVVNVQGDEPLIPSSIIGQVATNLEQSVAPMATLAVEISEPDEVFNPNAVKVVTDEQGYALYFSRATIPWDRDAYANGDKPRAVQPLMRHIGIYAYRAGFINTYVSWQPSALERIESLEQLRVLWYGEKIHVAVAKEAPPAGVDTPADLQHVRAIVAATK
- a CDS encoding NADP-dependent isocitrate dehydrogenase, producing the protein MPQEKPTIIYTITDEAPALATYSLLPIIQSFTASSGISVETRDISLAGRIIANFPEHLTQEQRIGDALTELGDLAKTPEANIIKLPNISASIPQLKAAIKELQDNGYDLPDYPEEPATYEQEAIKATYDKIKGSAVNPVLREGNSDRRAPLSVKNYAKKNPHSMGAWASDSKSHVSSMESNDFFGSEKSVTVAEATEVSIQFSAQSGQTKVLKAPFAIQSGEIIDASVMNKNALVRFFEQQIEEAKQQDVLLSLHMKATMMKVSDPVIFGYAVKVYYKEVFAKHGALFEELGVDVNNGIGDVYAKIAALPQDTKAEIEADLQAVYETQPPLAMVDSDRGITNLHVPSDIIVDASMPAMLRSSGQMWGPDGKQKDTKAMIPDRSYASIYQAVIDFCKKNGAFDPTTMGSVPNVGLMAQKAEEYGSHDKTFILSEAGTVSVIDAQGAVLIEQPVEEGDIFRMCQVKDAPIQDWVKLAVTRARASETPAVFWLDENRAHDAQLIAKVNQYLPNHDTAGLDIHIMAPLEATEFSLERIHKGEDTISVTGNVLRDYLTDLFPILELGTSAKMLSIVPLMNGGGLFETGAGGSAPKHVQQVQKENHLRWDSLGEFLALAASLEHLSTITGNAKADVLAKALDSATGEFLNNNKSPSRKVGELDNRGSHFYLAMYWAQALAVQTEDAELAKEFAPIAQQLATNEEKIVAELNNAQGIVGDIGGYYQPDEAKAAPLMRPSATLNAIVG
- the cspD gene encoding cold shock domain-containing protein CspD, with product MATGTVKWFNNAKGFGFICPEGGDGDIFAHYSTINMDGYRTLKAGQQVNYELEEGPKGYHASSVTPVEGDAAK
- the clpS gene encoding ATP-dependent Clp protease adapter ClpS, with the translated sequence MSRNFEWVTPDSDLLEKEETKVEPPAMYNVILNNDDYTPMDFVVEILERFFSLDGDKATQVMLTVHYEGKAVCGTYTSEVAETKVAQVTMYSREHEHPLLCTMEKA